A genomic window from Brevibacillus agri includes:
- the trpB gene encoding tryptophan synthase subunit beta, with protein sequence MSLTEQTKKGYFGEFGGSFVPPELQEVLDYLAEQFETYKDDPEFNEEFRYYLKEYVGRENPLTYARHLTDKLGGAKIYLKREDLNHTGAHKINNVIGQILLAKRMGAHRIIAETGAGQHGVATATACAMFGMECIIYMGEEDTKRQSLNVFRMELLGAKVVPVSKGQGRLKDAVDEALNDLVQNYQNTFYLLGSAVGPHPFPTMVKHFQAIISEESKRQILEKEGRLPDAVIAAVGGGSNAIGAFAHYIDEPSVRLIGVEPDQAPTLTEGVPAVIHGFKCLVLLDEQGEPKKTYSIAAGLDYPGIGPEHSQLKTSGRAEYYTVTNEEVLAAFQELSRTEGIIPALESAHAIAYALKLAPTLSREQIVIVNLSGRGDKDVEQVFRLLRD encoded by the coding sequence ATGTCTTTGACAGAGCAGACCAAAAAGGGATATTTCGGTGAATTCGGCGGGAGCTTTGTTCCCCCAGAGCTGCAGGAAGTATTGGATTACTTGGCAGAGCAGTTTGAGACGTACAAGGACGATCCCGAGTTCAACGAAGAGTTCCGGTATTATTTGAAGGAGTACGTCGGACGGGAAAATCCGTTGACGTATGCCCGCCATTTGACGGACAAGCTGGGCGGCGCGAAAATTTACTTGAAACGTGAAGACTTGAACCATACAGGTGCCCATAAAATCAACAACGTCATCGGGCAAATTTTGCTCGCCAAGCGCATGGGCGCCCACCGGATCATTGCCGAGACGGGAGCGGGGCAGCACGGCGTGGCGACGGCGACAGCGTGCGCGATGTTTGGCATGGAATGCATCATCTACATGGGCGAGGAAGATACGAAGCGCCAGTCGCTGAACGTGTTCCGGATGGAGTTGTTAGGGGCAAAAGTAGTGCCTGTGTCCAAAGGGCAGGGCCGATTGAAAGACGCGGTAGACGAAGCGCTGAACGATTTGGTGCAAAACTACCAAAACACGTTTTACTTGCTAGGCTCTGCTGTAGGGCCGCATCCGTTCCCGACGATGGTCAAGCACTTCCAGGCGATCATCAGCGAGGAGTCGAAGCGCCAAATTTTGGAGAAGGAAGGGCGGTTGCCTGATGCCGTCATCGCTGCCGTAGGGGGCGGAAGCAACGCGATCGGTGCTTTTGCCCATTACATTGACGAGCCTTCCGTGCGCCTGATCGGAGTGGAGCCAGACCAGGCCCCGACCTTGACCGAAGGGGTTCCGGCTGTCATTCACGGCTTCAAATGCCTCGTGCTGCTCGATGAACAGGGAGAGCCGAAAAAAACGTACTCGATTGCTGCCGGGCTGGACTATCCAGGCATCGGGCCGGAGCACAGCCAACTCAAGACGAGTGGGCGGGCGGAATATTACACCGTGACGAACGAAGAAGTGCTCGCCGCTTTCCAGGAGCTGTCCCGGACGGAAGGAATCATCCCTGCCTTGGAAAGCGCCCATGCCATCGCCTACGCGCTGAAGCTTGCCCCGACGCTGTCGCGGGAGCAGATTGTGATCGTCAACCTGTCCGGTCGCGGCGACAAAGACGTCGAGCAAGTATTTCGCCTGTTGCGTGACTAG
- a CDS encoding HD-GYP domain-containing protein — MRKLHITSVKPGDVIAKSIFQENGNVLLGMGVQLTERYIERLKQLGIDTLYIQDKRTDDIIPEDVIRDETRKQAVDAVYKKMTTLMDQPHMKRRTSLPDFGSAFQKVFKEILQDLSSRKDVLVNLSNLHVMDGYFFHHAVNVAVLAGVVGLAKGYNQQQMLELGIGALLFDIGMTQVPKELWSLRKELTAEERQRLQYHTEEGFNLLRSQHNISVVSAHCALQHHERYNGTGYPRQLCGKDIHEYARIVAIADVYDALISPRPFRQSYSPSDATEYLFASGNTYFDLELLKLFLQHVAIFPISSTVQLSSGHTGVVSRVNPLAVNRPTIRILTNEDGSEVAAPFEINLYDKEWMSVTIVKTL; from the coding sequence GTGAGAAAATTGCATATTACTTCAGTGAAGCCAGGAGATGTTATTGCCAAAAGCATTTTTCAGGAAAACGGGAACGTCCTGCTCGGGATGGGCGTACAACTGACGGAACGCTACATCGAACGCCTCAAGCAATTAGGGATTGATACGCTCTACATTCAGGACAAGCGTACAGACGACATTATCCCGGAAGACGTCATTCGCGATGAGACGCGCAAACAGGCGGTCGATGCCGTGTACAAGAAGATGACCACCCTGATGGACCAGCCGCACATGAAACGCCGTACCTCTCTGCCTGATTTTGGAAGCGCTTTTCAAAAGGTGTTCAAAGAGATATTGCAAGACTTGAGCAGCAGAAAAGACGTGCTCGTCAATCTGTCCAATCTCCACGTAATGGACGGCTATTTTTTTCACCACGCCGTCAATGTCGCTGTGCTCGCAGGTGTGGTTGGCCTGGCAAAAGGCTACAACCAGCAACAGATGCTGGAGCTTGGCATCGGCGCCTTGCTGTTTGACATCGGAATGACCCAAGTGCCAAAAGAGCTGTGGAGCTTGCGCAAAGAGTTGACAGCCGAAGAGCGTCAGCGCCTGCAATACCACACCGAAGAAGGCTTCAATCTCCTGCGCAGCCAGCATAATATTTCCGTCGTTTCCGCGCACTGTGCGCTGCAGCATCACGAGCGCTACAACGGGACGGGCTATCCGCGGCAGCTCTGTGGCAAGGACATTCACGAATACGCGCGCATCGTCGCGATTGCGGACGTCTACGACGCGCTGATCTCGCCGCGCCCTTTTCGGCAAAGCTATTCCCCCTCGGATGCGACCGAGTATTTGTTTGCTTCGGGGAATACGTATTTTGATCTGGAGCTGCTCAAGCTGTTTTTGCAGCACGTCGCCATTTTCCCGATTTCCTCCACCGTTCAGCTCAGTTCGGGACATACGGGCGTCGTCTCGCGGGTCAATCCGCTCGCCGTCAACCGGCCGACGATACGCATCCTGACCAACGAGGACGGCTCCGAGGTCGCTGCGCCGTTTGAAATCAACCTGTACGACAAAGAATGGATGAGCGTCACGATTGTCAAAACATTGTAA
- a CDS encoding MerR family transcriptional regulator: MDVQVWMASKEVADRLDVHVRTLRNWLDLFVPAKERLKNPQGHYLISEAGFALLKEVKERKDSGNSSLKEIQRQLIDEGRLSEEMLTAEEYASAEETAVALSSGSNLEAGVKEMELAVHETLLKFQQELAQLSSLNNMQSAILQKIADIEEMQESLRLEMRRVTFEMDLMQQRLTRRKERYARHEPRWSLNPFRWFTRSDRAAEQ, encoded by the coding sequence ATGGATGTACAAGTTTGGATGGCTTCGAAAGAGGTAGCTGATCGCCTTGACGTACATGTTCGTACGCTGCGCAACTGGCTGGACTTGTTCGTACCCGCAAAGGAACGTCTGAAAAATCCGCAGGGTCACTATTTGATTAGCGAAGCGGGCTTTGCCCTCTTGAAAGAAGTGAAGGAACGCAAAGATAGCGGAAACAGCTCGCTCAAGGAAATTCAGCGACAGCTCATAGATGAAGGCCGTTTGTCGGAAGAAATGCTGACTGCCGAAGAGTACGCCAGTGCGGAAGAAACAGCCGTAGCCCTCAGTTCCGGAAGCAACCTGGAAGCAGGCGTGAAGGAAATGGAGCTGGCCGTTCACGAGACGCTGCTGAAGTTCCAGCAGGAGCTGGCCCAGCTTTCCTCGCTGAACAACATGCAGTCGGCCATCCTGCAAAAAATCGCCGACATCGAAGAGATGCAGGAATCGCTGCGCCTGGAGATGCGCCGCGTCACCTTCGAGATGGATTTGATGCAGCAGCGACTGACCCGCCGCAAGGAACGGTACGCCCGCCACGAGCCACGCTGGTCGTTGAATCCGTTTCGCTGGTTTACCCGCTCCGACCGGGCGGCAGAACAGTGA
- a CDS encoding ZIP family metal transporter: MMQPFFWLVLLAAALASCIGGLLLCLRAWSRKALFAMISAGAGLLLAITMLDLMPHVIQGESLRMMPFVLVGFAALFALELLGKAAGGEIGSTGVIGVLGGFLLHAFVEGVSLVASLTVDAEVGMSVLLAMLLHKIPDGVTVASLMLAATNSRKKALWGATSLGIATIVGACSFGLAERFFPPDWSSVMLAMTTGIFLYVSASHLVPYIVQARRAEYGVYFFGAVLIYIVLSAYMHANHLHA, encoded by the coding sequence ATGATGCAACCTTTCTTTTGGCTTGTTTTGCTTGCTGCGGCGCTTGCGAGCTGTATCGGCGGGCTTCTGCTCTGTCTTCGCGCCTGGTCGCGCAAAGCGCTGTTCGCGATGATTAGCGCAGGGGCCGGATTGTTGCTGGCGATTACGATGCTGGACTTGATGCCGCACGTCATCCAGGGGGAAAGCTTGCGGATGATGCCGTTTGTGCTCGTAGGCTTTGCCGCGTTGTTCGCGCTGGAGCTGCTCGGAAAGGCGGCCGGAGGGGAAATCGGCTCGACGGGCGTGATCGGGGTGCTGGGCGGCTTTTTGCTGCACGCTTTTGTCGAAGGGGTGTCGCTCGTGGCGAGCTTGACGGTGGACGCAGAGGTCGGCATGTCTGTCCTGCTGGCGATGCTTTTGCATAAAATACCGGATGGGGTCACGGTAGCCTCCTTGATGCTCGCCGCGACGAACTCCCGGAAAAAAGCATTGTGGGGCGCGACTTCGCTCGGGATTGCCACGATAGTGGGGGCATGCAGCTTCGGGCTTGCCGAACGGTTTTTTCCGCCTGACTGGTCGAGCGTGATGCTCGCGATGACGACGGGAATTTTTTTGTACGTGTCAGCAAGCCACCTCGTGCCGTATATCGTGCAGGCGAGGCGGGCGGAATACGGCGTCTACTTTTTTGGCGCGGTGCTGATCTACATTGTGCTGTCGGCGTACATGCATGCCAATCATCTGCATGCATAA
- the fabI gene encoding enoyl-ACP reductase FabI, translated as MNTLLQGKNIVIMGVANHRSIAWGIAQSLHNAGANLIFTYQGERLRENVAELSAKLGKESLLVNCDVTKDEEVEAAFATIREKVGVIHGLAHCIAFAKTEELEGEFVNTSRDGYALAQDISAFSLVAVARAARPLMTEGGSIVTLTYLGGERVVQNYNVMGVAKAALDASVRYLANDLGKENIRVNAISAGPIRTLAAKGIRNFNAVLKEIEEKAPLRRTIDQTEVGDTALFLFSNLSRGITGEILHVDAGYNIIGG; from the coding sequence ATGAATACATTGTTGCAAGGCAAAAATATCGTAATCATGGGTGTAGCGAACCACCGCAGCATCGCTTGGGGAATTGCGCAATCTTTGCACAACGCAGGAGCGAACCTGATTTTTACCTATCAGGGAGAGCGTCTGCGCGAAAACGTGGCAGAGCTGTCCGCCAAACTGGGCAAGGAATCGCTCTTGGTCAACTGCGACGTGACCAAAGATGAAGAAGTGGAAGCGGCGTTTGCGACGATTCGGGAAAAAGTCGGCGTCATTCACGGCTTGGCGCACTGCATCGCGTTTGCCAAAACCGAGGAGCTGGAAGGCGAATTTGTCAACACTTCCCGTGACGGCTACGCGCTTGCGCAAGACATCAGCGCGTTCTCGCTGGTGGCGGTTGCCCGCGCAGCTCGTCCGTTGATGACAGAAGGCGGCAGCATCGTGACCTTGACTTACCTAGGCGGCGAGCGCGTCGTGCAAAACTACAACGTCATGGGCGTAGCCAAAGCAGCGCTGGACGCATCGGTGCGCTACCTCGCGAACGATCTCGGCAAGGAAAACATTCGCGTCAACGCGATTTCCGCAGGTCCGATCCGCACCCTGGCGGCAAAAGGCATCCGCAATTTCAACGCGGTTCTGAAAGAAATCGAAGAAAAAGCGCCGCTGCGCCGGACGATTGACCAGACCGAAGTAGGCGATACAGCCCTCTTCCTGTTCAGCAACCTGTCCAGAGGCATTACGGGCGAGATTTTGCACGTAGACGCCGGATACAACATCATCGGCGGCTAA
- a CDS encoding UvrD-helicase domain-containing protein — MNYALLDNKPILLQPETYNRIPYWRMAARQDKVRCPACTAALRLIAGISFEPYFAHPEGAVCPLLAQDSSASMEWLQALDETAAAVLHPLVTGASPGAATDAAPALADDPHTRAPEHAAAADSSLAFSDAAVPAPAQTPDEPAAREEDTAMIGSFRLPKKRAIGSTVTPAPPPSKPPVFRKRFMPKKTIAHLAEQQLDQPLHPTQQQAVQTTDGPLLILAGAGSGKTRVMTARTAHLIKDLGVEPKRIMVVTFTTKAAEEIRQRIARQLPSGQARELIAGTFHSIFYRMLLHHQPNGWDQQRLLKKDWQKWRLLRETGALLGHDELMALKETDITEALSIVSRWKNEYILPQEAAFREAATDAEKRAAQLYPLYEAAKKKHQWFDFDDMLLGCYELLRDNRDLLQRYQERITHVMIDEFQDINRIQYETVKLLAAPQNNLCVIGDDDQSIYGFRGSDPQYILGFTKDFPQASTITLEVNYRSHSSIVSLGYSLIGHNRSRWEKACRSFHREEGDTFLFEPDDEEEQASRIVDEIVHRREQGTAFGECAVLYRTNESARPILERLSEAGIPFHYTQEEDSFYQRQTVRWTLHYLRLALNPDDTDALKEILPTLYISGDAWNAVRSQAILEDKPILHILPHLTQLKPYQRKHMQAINDILAACKDCPPAQALELIYEDGKLREYLKKRARDREDGRERWSDELQQLLSAAKRHATIRDFLAYIEQMIRQEKEWRNLRPLPDEAVHVLSIHRAKGLEYDHVFLPDLVEGALPHEYTLDELRKGGATALEEERRLLYVAITRARRSLCIGIPRERFGRKTRPSRFISEMGR; from the coding sequence ATGAACTATGCGTTACTAGACAACAAACCTATCCTGTTGCAGCCCGAGACTTACAACCGCATCCCGTACTGGCGCATGGCCGCCCGGCAGGACAAGGTTCGCTGTCCAGCCTGTACCGCCGCGCTGCGCCTGATTGCCGGAATCAGCTTTGAGCCGTACTTCGCGCATCCGGAGGGAGCCGTCTGCCCGCTTTTGGCGCAAGACAGCTCTGCTTCCATGGAGTGGCTGCAAGCTTTGGACGAGACTGCTGCGGCCGTTCTGCACCCGCTTGTGACTGGCGCAAGCCCTGGTGCTGCGACTGACGCTGCGCCCGCTCTCGCTGATGATCCGCATACGCGCGCGCCTGAGCACGCGGCTGCTGCCGACAGTTCGCTCGCCTTTTCGGATGCGGCCGTCCCGGCTCCGGCACAAACGCCAGACGAGCCTGCTGCCCGGGAAGAAGACACGGCGATGATCGGCTCTTTTCGCTTGCCGAAAAAAAGGGCGATTGGCAGCACGGTCACGCCTGCACCGCCTCCGTCAAAGCCTCCGGTCTTTCGCAAACGGTTTATGCCCAAAAAGACGATTGCGCATTTGGCCGAGCAGCAGTTGGACCAGCCGCTTCATCCTACCCAGCAGCAAGCCGTGCAAACGACTGACGGCCCGCTTTTGATCCTCGCCGGAGCCGGCAGCGGCAAGACGCGGGTCATGACGGCCCGCACCGCTCATCTCATCAAAGACTTGGGCGTGGAGCCAAAACGGATCATGGTCGTGACGTTTACGACCAAAGCAGCAGAGGAAATTCGCCAGCGCATCGCCCGGCAACTGCCGTCCGGCCAGGCTCGCGAGCTGATTGCCGGAACGTTCCACAGCATTTTTTACCGCATGCTGTTGCACCATCAGCCAAACGGCTGGGATCAGCAGCGGCTGCTGAAAAAGGACTGGCAAAAGTGGCGGCTGCTGCGCGAAACCGGAGCATTGCTCGGCCATGACGAGCTTATGGCGCTGAAAGAAACGGACATCACCGAAGCGCTCAGCATCGTCAGCCGTTGGAAAAACGAATACATTCTCCCGCAGGAAGCGGCTTTTCGCGAGGCGGCGACCGATGCGGAAAAACGGGCCGCCCAGCTTTACCCGCTCTACGAGGCCGCGAAAAAAAAGCACCAGTGGTTTGATTTTGACGACATGCTGCTCGGCTGCTACGAGCTGTTGCGCGATAACCGCGATCTGCTGCAACGCTACCAGGAGCGGATCACCCACGTCATGATCGACGAGTTTCAAGATATTAACCGCATCCAGTACGAAACGGTCAAGCTGCTCGCCGCACCGCAAAACAACCTGTGCGTCATCGGCGATGATGACCAGTCGATCTACGGCTTTCGCGGCAGTGACCCCCAGTACATATTGGGCTTCACCAAAGATTTTCCGCAAGCTTCCACGATTACGCTGGAAGTCAACTACCGCTCCCACTCCTCGATCGTCAGCCTCGGCTATTCGCTGATCGGCCACAACCGATCTCGCTGGGAAAAAGCGTGCCGGTCGTTCCATCGCGAAGAAGGCGACACGTTTTTGTTCGAACCGGACGACGAAGAAGAGCAGGCATCCCGAATCGTGGATGAAATCGTGCATCGGCGCGAGCAAGGAACGGCGTTCGGCGAGTGCGCGGTGCTGTACCGCACGAACGAGTCGGCCCGGCCGATCCTGGAGCGGCTGAGCGAGGCAGGCATTCCGTTTCACTACACGCAGGAGGAAGACTCGTTTTACCAGCGCCAGACTGTACGCTGGACGTTGCACTATTTGCGGCTGGCGCTCAATCCGGACGATACAGACGCGTTAAAAGAAATTTTGCCGACGCTCTACATCTCCGGCGATGCCTGGAATGCCGTGCGCAGCCAGGCGATTCTCGAGGACAAGCCGATTTTGCACATCCTCCCGCATCTGACCCAGCTCAAGCCCTACCAGCGCAAGCATATGCAAGCGATCAACGACATTCTCGCCGCCTGCAAAGACTGCCCTCCTGCCCAGGCGCTGGAGCTGATTTACGAGGACGGCAAGCTCCGCGAATATTTGAAAAAGCGGGCGCGTGACCGGGAAGATGGCCGGGAACGCTGGAGTGACGAGCTGCAGCAACTTCTCTCTGCCGCCAAGCGCCACGCGACGATCCGCGACTTTTTGGCCTACATCGAGCAGATGATTAGACAGGAAAAAGAGTGGCGCAATCTGCGGCCACTCCCGGATGAAGCTGTACACGTATTGAGTATTCATCGGGCAAAAGGGCTGGAGTACGATCACGTCTTTCTGCCTGATCTGGTCGAAGGCGCCCTGCCGCACGAGTACACGCTGGACGAGCTGCGCAAAGGCGGGGCGACAGCCCTGGAAGAAGAACGGCGCCTGCTATACGTGGCGATTACCCGGGCCCGCCGCAGCCTGTGTATCGGTATCCCCCGGGAGCGCTTCGGACGCAAGACCCGCCCCTCCCGTTTCATCAGCGAAATGGGCCGGTAA
- a CDS encoding hemolysin family protein — protein MRLESPIGEITLNLLLVVFLVLLNGFFVAAEFSLVKVRQTRLAQLVSEGNNKRAHYAQKVTRELDAYLSACQLGITLASLGLGWVGEPAIAHYVEPMMAYFQFPSYMVGPVSLAIAFAIITFMHIVFGELAPKSLAIQRAEATSLWTAAPLMFFYKLSYPLIWFLNGAANLFIRRLGIEPARENDPAHTEEEIRLLVNQSHKSGHIDQTEMALVDNVFEFSERLAREIMIPRIDMICLYDDNTFDENLQIIRQSRHSRFPVAHEDKDRLIGFVHTSDFFLSALTTGKAELKDFLRPLLTVPESMEISHVLRLMQKRRSQIAIVIDEYGGTAGILTMEDILEEIVGDIQDEFDENERPEIEESASNALSVSGKTLLTELNDFLTIEIVSDEVDTIAGWLYSQLNEEVTLGKAVMYQGYLFTISELENHRITRVAITHLDEEDSAALPDDTILLHAQS, from the coding sequence GTGCGCTTGGAGAGTCCGATAGGGGAGATTACGCTGAATCTGCTGCTCGTGGTGTTTTTGGTCCTTCTGAACGGCTTCTTCGTCGCAGCAGAATTCTCGTTGGTAAAAGTTCGCCAAACTCGTCTGGCCCAGCTCGTCAGTGAGGGCAACAACAAACGTGCCCACTACGCGCAAAAGGTCACCCGCGAGCTCGACGCCTATTTATCCGCCTGCCAGCTCGGCATCACGCTGGCATCGCTTGGACTAGGCTGGGTTGGTGAGCCTGCAATCGCCCATTACGTCGAACCCATGATGGCCTATTTTCAATTCCCGTCCTATATGGTGGGGCCCGTTTCGCTTGCCATCGCGTTTGCCATCATCACATTCATGCATATCGTGTTCGGGGAGCTTGCTCCCAAGTCGCTTGCCATCCAGAGAGCGGAAGCAACCTCGCTGTGGACGGCTGCTCCGCTCATGTTTTTCTACAAGCTGAGCTATCCGCTCATCTGGTTTTTAAACGGCGCGGCCAACCTGTTCATCCGGCGTCTGGGCATCGAGCCTGCCCGGGAAAACGATCCGGCCCATACAGAGGAAGAAATCCGGCTGCTCGTCAACCAGAGCCATAAGAGCGGGCATATCGACCAGACGGAAATGGCCCTCGTGGACAACGTGTTCGAGTTTTCCGAACGCCTTGCCCGGGAAATTATGATCCCGCGCATCGACATGATTTGCCTGTACGACGACAACACATTTGACGAAAATCTCCAAATTATCCGGCAATCCCGCCATTCGCGCTTCCCTGTCGCGCACGAAGACAAAGACAGGCTGATCGGCTTCGTTCACACGTCCGACTTTTTCCTGTCGGCGCTGACAACCGGGAAAGCCGAGCTGAAAGATTTTCTCCGTCCCCTGCTCACGGTGCCGGAATCGATGGAAATCAGTCACGTATTGCGGCTGATGCAAAAACGCCGCTCGCAAATTGCGATTGTCATTGACGAGTACGGCGGTACGGCGGGTATTTTGACCATGGAGGACATTCTGGAAGAAATTGTCGGCGACATCCAGGACGAATTTGATGAGAACGAGCGCCCGGAAATCGAAGAAAGCGCAAGCAATGCCCTCTCCGTTTCCGGCAAAACGCTTTTGACCGAGCTGAACGATTTTTTGACCATCGAGATCGTCTCCGATGAGGTCGACACGATCGCCGGTTGGCTCTACAGCCAGTTAAACGAGGAAGTGACGCTCGGAAAAGCCGTCATGTACCAGGGCTATCTGTTCACCATCAGCGAGCTGGAAAACCATCGCATCACCCGTGTAGCGATCACCCATCTGGATGAGGAAGATTCAGCCGCCCTTCCCGACGATACGATTTTACTGCACGCTCAATCGTAA
- a CDS encoding YitT family protein, whose amino-acid sequence MYWLQKSVAIIVGSVLVAIGVNLFLVPHRLMDGGMIGIGLLATYYMQWPPGMVMMGVSIPVYVLVFFYDRRLFFHSFHGMLISSFFIDVLSDLRGFNSWSTSASAVTGGVLIGMGVGLMLAFDTNTGGTDLLAQFLARRFNMSVALLILAIDGLIVLCSLHTIGLERTVFSLVTIIAVAATTHMFSGLGRQQPPYTIIGPLHTWQAGTREKRGPGLSLSPIAQRKSGPSEPVRAKAAGRSANRAGEADILEKINRKRMK is encoded by the coding sequence GTGTACTGGCTGCAAAAAAGTGTGGCGATCATCGTCGGAAGTGTGCTCGTTGCCATTGGCGTCAACCTGTTTTTGGTGCCGCACCGCCTCATGGATGGGGGAATGATCGGGATCGGGCTGCTTGCGACGTATTACATGCAATGGCCGCCCGGAATGGTGATGATGGGTGTCAGTATCCCGGTTTATGTCCTCGTCTTTTTTTATGACCGCAGGCTGTTTTTCCACAGCTTTCACGGAATGCTGATCTCTTCGTTTTTTATCGACGTGCTCTCGGATTTGCGCGGCTTCAACAGTTGGTCGACGTCCGCATCAGCGGTGACGGGCGGGGTGTTGATCGGAATGGGCGTCGGTCTGATGCTCGCTTTTGACACGAATACAGGGGGGACCGACCTGCTGGCGCAATTTTTGGCCAGGCGCTTCAACATGTCTGTGGCGCTGCTGATTCTCGCCATCGACGGGTTGATCGTCCTCTGTTCGCTGCATACGATCGGGCTGGAGCGCACGGTGTTTTCGCTTGTGACCATCATCGCGGTAGCGGCGACGACGCACATGTTCAGCGGGCTTGGACGGCAGCAGCCTCCCTATACGATCATCGGTCCGCTGCATACTTGGCAGGCAGGCACACGCGAGAAGCGCGGGCCTGGCCTGTCGCTTTCGCCGATTGCGCAAAGAAAAAGCGGCCCAAGCGAGCCTGTTCGCGCAAAAGCGGCAGGGAGATCGGCAAACAGGGCAGGGGAAGCAGACATTTTGGAGAAAATAAATAGGAAAAGGATGAAATGA
- a CDS encoding MBL fold metallo-hydrolase → MRDNIVSAYTPQMITERVGYFPGHVNIGLVIGNSGAILIDSGLEAQTAKKIKKGLDAIAQPLCAIIQTHAHADHFGGNAYLLGCWPEAKVFAPPLEEAIIRYPVLEPIYLNMGAEPLAELKNKFLLAQASRVDHLLPLEGMLEIDGVPFTILSLPGHSYQQVGLICEDICFAADSYLGEEVLEKHKLPFLVDAHETMNSLRKLLSTDCRGYLPGHGAYTTSSQGAVHKNMEWHERIYAVIEDILREERGVEDALALLCERLHISIENATSYALFRTAFMGYLVGLAKEKRVAYRFAANRWLWSTVQDGAEGEDR, encoded by the coding sequence ATGAGGGACAACATCGTGTCTGCCTATACACCGCAAATGATAACCGAGCGGGTCGGCTATTTTCCCGGTCACGTCAACATCGGCCTGGTTATCGGCAACAGCGGAGCGATTCTGATCGATTCCGGACTGGAGGCGCAAACCGCCAAAAAAATCAAAAAAGGGCTGGACGCGATTGCCCAGCCCTTGTGCGCGATCATTCAAACACACGCTCATGCCGATCACTTCGGAGGAAACGCCTACCTGCTCGGATGCTGGCCCGAAGCCAAAGTATTCGCGCCACCGCTGGAAGAAGCGATCATCCGCTATCCGGTTCTGGAACCCATCTACTTGAACATGGGAGCAGAACCGCTTGCGGAGCTGAAAAACAAGTTTTTGCTGGCGCAAGCTTCCCGGGTGGACCACCTCCTTCCATTAGAAGGGATGCTGGAAATCGACGGTGTGCCGTTTACGATCCTTTCTCTGCCGGGGCACAGCTATCAGCAGGTCGGTCTGATCTGCGAGGACATTTGCTTTGCCGCGGACAGTTATTTGGGTGAAGAAGTATTGGAAAAGCACAAGCTGCCGTTTCTCGTAGATGCACATGAGACGATGAACAGTTTGCGCAAGCTCCTGTCGACCGATTGCAGAGGATATTTGCCCGGTCATGGAGCGTACACCACCTCCTCTCAAGGTGCGGTGCACAAAAATATGGAATGGCATGAACGGATTTACGCCGTCATCGAAGACATTTTAAGAGAGGAGCGCGGAGTAGAAGACGCTCTCGCCCTCCTGTGTGAACGCTTGCACATTTCCATCGAGAACGCGACAAGCTACGCCCTGTTCCGGACGGCTTTCATGGGCTATCTCGTCGGCCTGGCAAAAGAAAAGAGAGTGGCGTATCGGTTTGCTGCGAACAGATGGCTGTGGAGCACGGTTCAGGATGGAGCGGAGGGAGAAGACAGGTAA
- a CDS encoding YugN family protein — MRLKNKTLTGVVQPLSYVDKMLRQQGFHRSGGDGMPTYDVVMYDSASSSTYFLRIPTNFTNSSTGKGEMTVKLGHPYLEAKFYMNTSEEIFFIPKSVREAAEHKLAEIADYLSSPSAPS; from the coding sequence ATGCGGTTAAAAAACAAGACCCTGACCGGTGTCGTGCAGCCACTCTCCTATGTCGACAAAATGCTCAGACAGCAGGGGTTTCACCGATCAGGCGGGGACGGCATGCCCACGTATGATGTCGTCATGTACGATTCTGCCAGCAGCAGCACGTATTTCCTGCGCATTCCCACCAATTTCACCAACTCGTCAACAGGCAAAGGCGAGATGACTGTCAAGCTGGGTCATCCGTATCTGGAAGCGAAATTTTACATGAACACCTCGGAAGAAATTTTCTTCATACCGAAATCCGTTCGGGAAGCAGCCGAGCACAAACTGGCAGAGATTGCCGATTACCTGTCTTCTCCCTCCGCTCCATCCTGA